The segment TCAGGTTTGGATGATCCAGGTCGCGCAAGCGTATGCCAATCTTGTCATCACGCTTAATGACAAACCATCGGAGAGAACCGTATTCCATAATGTTGCGTGACGAATCCGGATGAAATATAACACCGGAAGATGTCGGCTTACCATTTACCGAAATCATAAGGCCGTCTGTTGTTTCCAGCATTACTACGCCTTGTTTTAATAGCAAGAAACCAGCACGTTCAGGGATTTTACCCTCGGGAAAAACAAAGTCATTCGACTTGCCACTACCGAAGGTGTTAATGCCATCCTTCAACCAAAACAACCCTGCCAGGTTTACCCATCCTTCCTCACTTACCTGGTAAGCGTTTCGCTTTTGCTGCCATTGGATAATTTCCTCCAGATAGGCTTCGGTATCAAAACTTTTATCCTGCCTAACGGAAGATGTGCAGCCTGCAACCAGTGCAGTAAAGAGAAAAAGAAAATTGATTTTAGTATTCATAATTCAATCACTCGAAATTAATTAAACCGCTAAGACCCCGAAATACAAAGCACTCATAACTCGTAGGTCATAAACCCATAGCGCGTAATTCGTACCTCGTACCTCGTACCTTATTAATACTTCCCCCACCGGATATACGTTTCCAAATCCTTATCTCCCCTGCCCGAAACATTGATCACCACAACATCATCCGCACTGAATTCCATCTTCTTTAAAACCGCAACCGCATGTGCTGTTTCAATCGCTGGGATTATTCCTTCTGTGCGGCTCAATTCAATACCTGCTTTCATAGCTTCATCATCGGTGGCATTTAAAAACTTTACCCTTCCGGTTTCAAATAGATGCGCATGCCATGGGCCAATGCCCGGGTAATCCAACCCCGCTGAAATGGAATAAGGTTCTACCACCTGACCATCTTCCGTTTGCATCAGCAAGGTTTTACTGCCGTGCAGTACTCCGGGTTTTCCTAAAACAGTAGTCGCAGCCGACTCACCTGAATCAATGCCCAATCCTGCCGCTTCCACACCTATTAACTGAACATGTTCATCATTTACAAAATGATAAAAAGCTCCGGCTGCGTTGCTGCCACCACCTACACAAGCAATCACATAATCCGGATAAGGATTTCCTTCATTTTCAATTAGCTGTTTTCTGATTTCTTCACTGATTACAGATTGAAAGCGTGCTACCATATCAGGATACGGATGCGGCCCAACCACAGAACCTATGATATAATGTGTATCTGTTGGATTGTTGATCCAGTGACGCATAGCCTCATTAGTGGCATCTTTTAATGTCATGTTGCCTGACGTTGCCGGAACCACGGTTGTTCCCAGTATACGCATGCGTTCAACATTTGGCCGCTGGCGCTCCATGTCGAGTTGACCCATATAGACGATGCACTCCATGCCCATCAGTGCGCATACTGTGGCGGTAGCGACTCCGTGCTGACCCGCACCGGTTTCAGCAA is part of the Cyclobacteriaceae bacterium genome and harbors:
- a CDS encoding DUF1684 domain-containing protein encodes the protein MNTKINFLFLFTALVAGCTSSVRQDKSFDTEAYLEEIIQWQQKRNAYQVSEEGWVNLAGLFWLKDGINTFGSGKSNDFVFPEGKIPERAGFLLLKQGVVMLETTDGLMISVNGKPTSSGVIFHPDSSRNIMEYGSLRWFVIKRDDKIGIRLRDLDHPNLKAFSGIDCFDIDPAWRVEGRVEWADSSRTIEITNVLGQTLQQRSVGTLVFTWQGNEYRLDALDEGGDEFFVIFGDETNARETYGAGRYMYVPVPVSGDNVIIDFNKSYNPPCAFTEFATCPLPPKQNILPFAVPVGEKNYRDH
- the trpB gene encoding tryptophan synthase subunit beta; the encoded protein is MSYTIDERGYYGNFGGAYIPEMLYPNIEELHSRYLDIIGKADFQAQFNHLLRNYVGRPTPLYYAHRLSEFYQAKIYLKREDLCHTGAHKINNTIGQILLAKKLGKQKIIAETGAGQHGVATATVCALMGMECIVYMGQLDMERQRPNVERMRILGTTVVPATSGNMTLKDATNEAMRHWINNPTDTHYIIGSVVGPHPYPDMVARFQSVISEEIRKQLIENEGNPYPDYVIACVGGGSNAAGAFYHFVNDEHVQLIGVEAAGLGIDSGESAATTVLGKPGVLHGSKTLLMQTEDGQVVEPYSISAGLDYPGIGPWHAHLFETGRVKFLNATDDEAMKAGIELSRTEGIIPAIETAHAVAVLKKMEFSADDVVVINVSGRGDKDLETYIRWGKY